From one Acidobacteriota bacterium genomic stretch:
- a CDS encoding prolyl oligopeptidase family serine peptidase — protein MPKNLPPLLLTLALTAGLTFTSGALALDYSNRQGNPATFETLEETRVSSPAAAASQDSGKGAFKSHPVLDGYPEGTTYVYRSANLWGGRALRSNTNILVFAEKSFPNKDAALTYLKNLGMTDIIDAAIGSVVLVTPSDPKAGFAAADQKHYYALQTAMLSLGGSERSGDIVTTWSDGAYFGGFGFLYAIGIDGGATFFNNYIASTFDYASRIAGALLINGRMEEVRKVAAVLPAYLVNPTEAVAAGYKAANETDAARGDGGTTTCFNQALPLQQVTVHREPKPDAAAIIKRVYDEMFSRTMRVPVVKQGLHSAGTPFQGYTFDQAPYSLAARNIVTNGVTRDGVSVFPHQEDRFSGIRTPAGEYLQTWYEYVPGEVLQNGVAAGTVPLVIALHGGGDDPQAFVEEVGWLEMVCQERFILVAPEHQGLSSDQPVLGESLAALAAYMMKTYPAIDASRVYASGYSMGGGATLAIATSHPRMLAAVVDMAGAMFTFTDAMEERFEETDLPFMYLTSAYDLSPNINPEDGSLSDNSQVLLNAFLLFNGMDRVRYDFEAHPKCGFQADAWSETVLNGEHRNFIWYLNDRQGVPMVALSYTADLVHALYPQYAGIAWDYLARFSRNRKTGAVQYHP, from the coding sequence GTGCCGAAGAACCTGCCGCCCTTGCTTCTTACGCTCGCCCTCACCGCGGGCCTGACTTTCACCTCCGGCGCCCTCGCTCTCGACTACTCCAACCGACAGGGGAACCCGGCCACTTTCGAGACGCTGGAGGAAACCCGCGTGAGCAGCCCTGCTGCCGCCGCCTCGCAGGACTCCGGCAAGGGGGCCTTCAAGTCCCACCCCGTGCTCGACGGCTATCCTGAAGGAACCACGTACGTATACCGGTCGGCGAACCTCTGGGGCGGGCGCGCCCTCCGCTCCAACACCAACATCCTGGTCTTTGCCGAGAAGTCCTTCCCGAACAAGGATGCCGCGCTCACCTACCTGAAAAATCTCGGCATGACCGACATCATCGATGCGGCGATCGGGAGCGTGGTGCTCGTCACGCCGTCCGACCCCAAGGCCGGCTTCGCCGCCGCCGACCAGAAGCACTATTACGCCCTCCAGACGGCGATGCTGTCACTGGGCGGATCGGAAAGATCCGGCGACATCGTCACGACCTGGTCCGACGGCGCCTACTTCGGCGGCTTCGGCTTCCTTTATGCCATCGGGATCGACGGCGGTGCGACCTTCTTCAACAACTACATCGCCAGCACCTTCGACTACGCGAGCCGCATTGCCGGCGCCCTGCTGATCAACGGCAGGATGGAGGAGGTCCGCAAGGTGGCCGCCGTTCTGCCCGCCTATCTCGTGAACCCCACCGAGGCCGTCGCGGCCGGGTACAAGGCCGCGAACGAAACCGACGCCGCAAGGGGGGACGGCGGGACCACCACCTGCTTCAACCAGGCCCTGCCGCTTCAGCAGGTGACCGTCCACAGGGAACCCAAGCCGGACGCGGCCGCCATCATAAAGAGGGTGTACGACGAAATGTTCTCCCGGACGATGCGCGTCCCCGTCGTCAAACAGGGATTGCACAGCGCCGGCACGCCCTTCCAGGGATATACGTTCGATCAGGCGCCCTATTCCCTGGCCGCGCGGAACATCGTCACCAACGGCGTGACGCGCGACGGCGTTTCCGTGTTTCCGCACCAGGAAGACAGGTTCTCGGGCATCCGAACCCCGGCCGGCGAGTACCTGCAGACCTGGTACGAGTATGTACCCGGCGAGGTTCTCCAAAACGGGGTCGCGGCTGGCACCGTTCCGCTCGTCATCGCCCTCCATGGCGGCGGCGATGATCCGCAGGCCTTCGTGGAGGAGGTCGGCTGGCTGGAGATGGTGTGTCAGGAGCGGTTTATCCTGGTGGCCCCGGAGCACCAGGGTCTCTCTTCCGATCAGCCGGTTCTCGGGGAATCGCTGGCCGCGCTGGCCGCCTACATGATGAAGACCTATCCCGCGATCGATGCTTCACGCGTCTATGCGTCCGGCTATTCGATGGGCGGAGGGGCCACCCTCGCCATCGCGACCAGCCACCCGCGGATGCTGGCGGCCGTTGTCGACATGGCCGGCGCGATGTTCACGTTCACGGACGCCATGGAGGAGCGGTTTGAGGAAACGGACCTGCCGTTCATGTACCTGACCAGCGCCTATGACCTGTCGCCCAATATAAACCCCGAAGACGGAAGTCTTTCGGACAATTCCCAGGTGCTGTTGAATGCATTCCTGCTTTTCAACGGGATGGACCGGGTCCGCTATGACTTCGAAGCCCACCCGAAGTGCGGGTTTCAGGCCGACGCCTGGTCGGAAACCGTGTTGAACGGCGAACACAGGAACTTCATCTGGTATCTGAATGACAGGCAGGGCGTTCCCATGGTGGCCCTCAGCTATACGGCCGACCTGGTTCATGCTCTGTACCCGCAATACGCCGGAATCGCGTGGGACTACCTGGCCCGGTTCTCGCGCAATCGGAAGACGGGCGCCGTCCAATACCATCCTTGA
- a CDS encoding response regulator, translating to MDTRKMTTIGPGASPPLDVLIMDDDAASAAACRRTLEEDGYCVAVAGDGRQGLQAAESDGPSVVLLDLGIPGVTGFEALARLAEPGSATIPIVMTGDGTVDCAVECMRLGAHDFLMKPVDPEKLLDSVRRGVDLSTLRRQADAPRAKQDLLLQGLDFLGEAYSLGMEKRQLLDELASLEKEAKHRADGLGRTGGKERAIAGIREDLLKADAIMRKYGFRKDALIQTLLDIQETFHWLPRHILGWVSGRLHIPLREIHGIANFYEAFSLEPRGRHSFQVCTGTACHVRGASELLTRVSAALGLQPGQTDSRLTYTLETVHCLGCCALAPVIQVDSEYYRDPDRSRLDTIIKTMQKETQA from the coding sequence ATGGATACCCGCAAGATGACGACCATCGGCCCGGGGGCGTCGCCCCCGCTGGACGTGCTTATTATGGATGACGACGCTGCATCGGCAGCGGCTTGTCGCCGGACCCTGGAAGAGGACGGGTATTGCGTCGCCGTTGCCGGCGACGGGCGGCAGGGTCTTCAGGCGGCGGAGTCGGACGGCCCGAGCGTCGTACTTCTGGATCTCGGGATTCCGGGTGTGACAGGATTCGAGGCGCTGGCCCGGCTGGCCGAGCCCGGATCCGCGACGATACCGATTGTCATGACCGGAGACGGGACGGTGGACTGCGCGGTGGAATGCATGCGGCTGGGCGCCCACGATTTTCTGATGAAGCCCGTCGATCCCGAAAAGCTCCTGGATTCGGTGCGGCGCGGGGTGGATCTCAGCACGCTGCGCAGGCAGGCCGATGCGCCCAGGGCGAAACAGGATCTGTTGCTTCAGGGGCTTGATTTCCTTGGTGAAGCCTACTCCCTGGGCATGGAAAAGCGCCAGCTGCTCGACGAACTGGCCTCTCTCGAGAAAGAGGCGAAGCACCGCGCGGACGGCCTCGGCCGGACCGGGGGGAAGGAACGCGCTATCGCCGGCATCCGCGAGGATCTCCTCAAAGCCGACGCCATCATGCGCAAGTACGGCTTTCGGAAGGATGCGCTCATTCAGACGCTCCTGGACATCCAGGAGACGTTTCACTGGCTTCCACGCCATATCCTCGGCTGGGTATCCGGCAGACTCCACATCCCGCTCCGCGAGATCCACGGAATCGCCAACTTCTATGAAGCGTTCAGCCTGGAACCGCGGGGCCGGCATTCGTTCCAGGTCTGCACGGGGACGGCTTGCCACGTGCGGGGAGCCTCCGAACTGCTGACCCGGGTCTCCGCCGCGCTGGGCCTTCAACCGGGACAGACGGACAGCCGCCTCACCTACACGCTGGAGACCGTCCATTGCCTCGGATGCTGCGCCCTGGCGCCGGTGATCCAGGTCGACAGCGAGTATTATCGCGATCCTGACCGGAGCCGGCTCGACACAATCATTAAAACGATGCAGAAGGAGACGCAGGCATGA
- a CDS encoding 4Fe-4S binding protein yields the protein MKRVKTVADLENLRTQAVAGRDAREAWLEVCTGSGCRACGAEALADALDGEIEKRRLGDTIGVRRTGCHGFCEGAPLVVIQPSDACCLKVQPKDAAAIIDRLGAGEGPVTDLLYLDEETGGRIARLQEIPFYKHQERVLLEDNVRIDATSIMDYIAIGGYGALAKALSGMTPESVLQEVKAAKLRGRGGGGFPAGRKWETTRNAPGEPKYVIVNADEGDPGAFMDGSLLQGNPHSVLEGLILGAYAIGAAEGFLYVRQEYPLALRSARIAIEQAREYGLLGRNILGSGFSFDVTIHRGAGAFVSGESSALMSAIEGHVGEPRPKYVHTSEKGVWGKPSCLNNVETWATVPRIIQKGADWFRGLGTEGSKGTKIFSLVGKVKNTGLVEVPMGTPLRDIIFKIGGGVPDGKSFKAVQTGGPSGGVIPETLLDLPVDFDELTRAGSMMGSGGMIVMDENTCMVDTARYYTNFLAHESCGKCVPCREGTRQMLRILDDIASGKGREGDLEILEELAEFMQVASLCALGQSAPNPVVSTLKYFRGEYEEHIRQGRCRAGVCTALIAYDISQEKCRSCGACQRSCPAGAVHKSETDVFTIVQEKCIKCGACFRACPEKFGAVVKVPADAIRHEAAEEFALAGTRE from the coding sequence ATGAAACGCGTGAAAACCGTTGCGGATCTTGAGAACCTGAGAACACAGGCTGTTGCCGGGCGCGACGCCAGGGAGGCCTGGCTGGAGGTGTGTACGGGATCGGGCTGTCGTGCCTGCGGCGCCGAAGCGTTGGCGGACGCCCTGGATGGCGAGATCGAAAAGCGCCGACTTGGAGACACCATCGGAGTCCGCCGGACCGGGTGCCACGGCTTCTGCGAAGGCGCCCCGCTGGTGGTGATCCAGCCTTCGGATGCCTGCTGTCTCAAAGTGCAGCCGAAGGACGCGGCGGCCATCATCGACAGGCTCGGCGCGGGGGAGGGGCCGGTCACCGACCTCCTGTATCTCGACGAAGAAACCGGCGGGCGCATCGCACGTCTGCAGGAGATACCTTTCTACAAGCACCAGGAACGCGTCCTCCTGGAAGACAACGTCCGGATCGATGCCACCAGCATCATGGACTACATCGCCATCGGCGGTTACGGCGCGCTGGCAAAGGCTCTTTCCGGGATGACGCCCGAATCCGTGCTCCAGGAAGTGAAAGCGGCCAAACTGCGCGGCCGGGGGGGCGGCGGCTTTCCGGCCGGCCGGAAATGGGAAACCACGCGCAACGCCCCCGGCGAGCCGAAATACGTCATTGTCAACGCCGACGAAGGGGATCCGGGCGCCTTCATGGACGGCAGCCTGCTCCAGGGAAATCCGCACAGCGTCCTGGAGGGACTGATCCTGGGCGCCTATGCGATCGGAGCCGCGGAAGGGTTCCTGTACGTGCGCCAGGAATATCCGCTGGCGCTCAGGAGCGCCAGGATCGCCATCGAGCAGGCGCGCGAATACGGGCTGCTCGGCAGGAACATCCTCGGGTCCGGGTTCTCCTTCGACGTCACCATCCACCGCGGGGCCGGGGCCTTCGTCTCCGGGGAATCCAGCGCCCTGATGAGCGCCATCGAAGGGCACGTCGGCGAACCGCGACCCAAATACGTGCATACCTCCGAGAAGGGGGTCTGGGGCAAACCCTCCTGCCTGAACAACGTCGAAACCTGGGCCACCGTTCCCCGCATCATCCAAAAGGGCGCGGATTGGTTCCGCGGCCTGGGAACGGAGGGGAGCAAGGGCACCAAGATCTTCTCGCTGGTAGGCAAGGTCAAAAACACGGGACTGGTCGAAGTTCCGATGGGGACCCCGCTCCGCGACATCATCTTTAAAATCGGCGGCGGGGTTCCCGACGGGAAATCCTTCAAGGCGGTGCAGACCGGCGGACCCTCCGGCGGGGTCATCCCGGAAACCCTGCTCGATCTCCCGGTGGATTTTGACGAGCTCACCAGGGCGGGTTCCATGATGGGTTCGGGCGGCATGATCGTCATGGACGAAAACACCTGCATGGTGGATACCGCGCGGTACTACACGAACTTCCTTGCGCACGAATCGTGCGGCAAGTGCGTTCCCTGCCGCGAAGGCACGCGCCAGATGCTCCGCATCCTCGACGACATCGCTTCGGGGAAAGGCCGGGAAGGCGATCTCGAAATACTGGAGGAACTGGCGGAATTCATGCAGGTCGCGTCCCTCTGCGCGCTGGGCCAATCGGCGCCCAACCCGGTCGTCAGCACCCTGAAGTATTTCCGCGGGGAATACGAAGAGCATATCCGGCAGGGGCGATGCCGCGCCGGCGTTTGCACGGCGCTGATCGCCTACGATATCAGCCAGGAAAAATGCCGGTCCTGCGGCGCCTGCCAGCGCAGCTGCCCGGCTGGAGCCGTCCACAAATCGGAGACGGACGTTTTTACCATCGTCCAGGAGAAGTGCATCAAGTGCGGCGCCTGTTTCAGGGCATGCCCCGAGAAATTCGGCGCCGTCGTCAAGGTCCCGGCGGACGCGATCCGGCACGAAGCCGCCGAGGAGTTTGCTTTGGCCGGAACTAGAGAGTAG
- a CDS encoding 2Fe-2S iron-sulfur cluster binding domain-containing protein — protein sequence MDTVRLEIDGRAVEGAPGTTVLQAARSAGIEIPTLCHDDRLESFGACRMCMVEIETGGGRKKLVASCVYPIEEGLRVRTKTEMVVKIRKMIIELLWPSWQTYAEEYGVTASRFRTGMTDCSLCGRCLRYCAEIKKENRIYFKGRGIDRRPALLEGAELSCRSCGECFTLCNSGWIASRC from the coding sequence ATGGATACTGTCCGATTGGAAATTGATGGTCGTGCCGTAGAGGGCGCGCCGGGAACCACCGTTCTGCAGGCCGCGAGGTCCGCCGGCATTGAAATACCCACCCTGTGTCATGACGACCGGCTGGAGTCCTTCGGCGCCTGCCGGATGTGCATGGTCGAGATCGAAACCGGCGGGGGCCGCAAAAAACTGGTGGCGTCCTGCGTCTACCCCATAGAGGAAGGTCTCCGTGTGCGGACAAAGACGGAGATGGTGGTCAAGATCCGCAAGATGATCATCGAACTCCTCTGGCCTTCCTGGCAGACGTACGCGGAGGAATACGGGGTCACCGCCTCGCGCTTCAGGACCGGCATGACGGACTGCAGCCTTTGCGGGCGCTGCCTCCGCTACTGCGCGGAGATCAAAAAGGAGAACAGGATCTACTTCAAGGGCCGCGGCATCGATCGCCGGCCGGCGCTGCTCGAAGGGGCGGAGCTTTCCTGCCGGTCGTGCGGCGAATGCTTCACCCTGTGCAACAGCGGCTGGATTGCCTCGCGCTGCTGA
- a CDS encoding NAD(P)H-binding protein translates to MLAVTGATGQVGRRVAARIAALGLAQRLVVRDPARAPLLPGAEIAAASSYDDAPAMRRALYGVDTLFLVSARDRFGVAHQSARNGVPAPRYDRLEQQRAAVDAAGAAGVRRIVYLSVVRAAPDAVFILAHDHFHTEERIRASGMEYTFLRASLYTDNVPLCVSADDVVRAPAGEGRAAWVTRDDIAAAAAAVMTSPGHEGRSYDLTGPEALTLGETAQRLSAAVGRAITYQAQTPEEARATRRTSRLEGFEAERRRLTGRGLDAYEVEVFVTHFLQIAAGDLARVSDAVRRLTGRPAESLAEYLRRCPESCSHLLRTP, encoded by the coding sequence ATGCTGGCGGTAACGGGAGCTACCGGGCAGGTCGGGCGCAGGGTTGCGGCGCGGATAGCCGCGCTCGGGTTGGCGCAGCGGCTCGTCGTGCGCGATCCTGCGCGGGCCCCGCTTCTGCCGGGCGCCGAAATTGCGGCGGCTTCCTCCTATGACGATGCGCCGGCGATGCGCCGGGCCCTGTACGGCGTCGACACCCTCTTCCTCGTTTCCGCCCGGGACCGGTTCGGGGTCGCGCACCAGAGCGCCAGAAACGGCGTGCCCGCGCCCCGCTACGACCGGCTCGAGCAGCAGCGGGCGGCCGTGGATGCGGCCGGGGCCGCCGGCGTGCGGCGCATCGTCTACCTCTCCGTCGTTCGCGCAGCGCCGGACGCCGTTTTCATCCTCGCCCACGATCATTTTCACACCGAGGAGCGGATACGCGCCTCCGGCATGGAATATACGTTCCTGAGGGCGAGCCTGTACACGGACAACGTGCCGCTGTGCGTCTCCGCGGACGACGTCGTGCGGGCGCCGGCGGGGGAAGGGCGCGCCGCCTGGGTGACGCGGGACGACATCGCGGCGGCCGCGGCGGCGGTGATGACTTCGCCCGGCCACGAGGGGCGGAGCTACGACCTGACGGGCCCGGAAGCCCTGACCCTCGGTGAGACCGCCCAGCGGCTTTCGGCCGCCGTCGGACGGGCGATCACCTACCAGGCGCAGACCCCCGAAGAGGCCAGGGCCACGCGCCGCACCAGCCGGTTGGAAGGCTTCGAGGCCGAACGCAGACGCCTGACCGGGCGCGGCCTGGACGCCTACGAGGTGGAGGTGTTCGTCACCCACTTTCTGCAGATCGCGGCGGGGGACCTGGCCCGCGTCAGCGACGCGGTGCGCAGGTTGACGGGCCGCCCGGCGGAATCGCTGGCGGAATACCTCCGGCGGTGCCCGGAAAGCTGCTCCCACCTCCTCCGGACCCCATGA
- a CDS encoding nucleotidyltransferase family protein, with amino-acid sequence MGPYELLEVMVRIFEKLRIPYFVTGSVAAMAYGEPRLTNDIDIVTGMEAAHICGFLAELPCDQFYVSEDMIRDAIRRRTQFNIIHPASGLKMDIVIRDQCPFNESRFRRIRRIKPGEGYEANFASPEDIIIMKMRYYKEGGSDKHLRDIAGILKISGAEIDRSYIHDWAIQLGVIEIWDRVIQALDSPDNRRPH; translated from the coding sequence ATGGGACCCTATGAATTACTGGAAGTGATGGTGAGAATCTTCGAGAAGCTGCGGATCCCCTATTTTGTAACCGGGTCCGTCGCCGCGATGGCCTATGGCGAACCCCGGCTCACCAACGACATCGATATCGTGACCGGAATGGAGGCTGCCCACATTTGTGGATTTCTGGCGGAACTTCCATGCGATCAGTTCTATGTCAGTGAGGACATGATTCGGGACGCGATCCGGCGCCGGACGCAGTTTAACATCATCCACCCGGCGTCAGGGCTGAAGATGGACATCGTGATTCGGGATCAGTGTCCTTTTAATGAGAGCCGATTCCGTCGAATCCGCAGAATCAAACCCGGAGAAGGCTATGAGGCGAACTTCGCTTCTCCGGAAGATATCATCATCATGAAGATGCGTTACTACAAGGAGGGAGGATCCGACAAGCACTTGCGGGATATCGCCGGCATATTGAAGATCAGCGGGGCCGAAATCGACAGGTCCTACATCCATGATTGGGCCATCCAACTGGGGGTTATCGAAATCTGGGATCGTGTGATCCAGGCGCTTGACTCTCCGGACAACAGGCGGCCGCACTAG
- a CDS encoding PLP-dependent transferase: MKTRKPTYVVRPPTAVLTRGFDPALSVGSARPAVFRSSTYVFSSPESAERAFAVALGQAQPEAGENIDLIYARLSHPNAEILEDQVVPLEPSAGAAAVFNSGMAAISTLFFTFCPQGSSFLYTTPLYGGTYHLIHHILQPLGFRGIPVRAGDTAGMRRAIRGASGLKLIFIETPANPVLTMTDIAAASGEAKQHPDAPLVAVDNTFLGPAFQHPLLHGADLVVYSATKYLSGFSDLLGGVVLAREPYLVAHLHGVRAILGNILQPDECWMLNGRLPTVALRMNKQSKSAQRIAETLAAHDKIAAVHYPAQFGDPDQVRIRDAQCRFPGAMVAFELKGGKRAAFDFLRRLRIARNAVSLGGVETLVCHPATTTHSELSPEDRQAYGITDALVRISVGIEDWRDLLHDFHQALDEVP, translated from the coding sequence ATGAAAACCAGGAAACCGACGTATGTAGTCCGTCCACCCACGGCAGTGCTGACGCGCGGATTCGATCCGGCCCTTTCGGTCGGATCGGCGCGCCCGGCGGTGTTCCGCTCCTCCACCTATGTGTTCTCCTCCCCGGAATCGGCCGAAAGGGCGTTTGCCGTCGCCCTGGGCCAGGCGCAGCCGGAGGCGGGGGAGAACATCGACCTGATCTACGCCCGCCTGTCGCATCCCAACGCCGAGATCCTGGAAGACCAGGTGGTGCCGCTGGAACCCTCGGCCGGGGCGGCGGCGGTGTTCAATTCCGGCATGGCGGCCATATCGACCCTGTTCTTCACCTTCTGTCCGCAGGGGAGCAGCTTCCTCTATACGACGCCGTTGTACGGCGGCACGTACCACCTGATCCACCACATCCTGCAGCCGCTGGGCTTTCGCGGCATCCCGGTGCGTGCCGGGGACACCGCCGGCATGCGCCGGGCCATCCGCGGGGCCTCGGGGCTGAAGCTGATCTTCATCGAGACCCCGGCCAATCCCGTTCTGACCATGACCGACATCGCGGCCGCCTCCGGGGAGGCGAAACAGCATCCCGACGCCCCCCTCGTGGCGGTCGACAACACCTTTTTGGGTCCGGCGTTTCAGCATCCGCTCCTGCACGGCGCCGACCTGGTGGTGTACTCTGCCACCAAGTACCTGTCGGGTTTCAGCGATCTGCTCGGGGGCGTGGTGCTGGCGCGCGAACCCTATCTCGTCGCGCACCTGCACGGTGTCCGGGCCATCCTGGGCAATATCCTGCAGCCGGATGAATGCTGGATGCTCAACGGCCGGCTGCCGACCGTGGCGCTGCGCATGAACAAGCAGAGCAAGAGCGCGCAGAGGATCGCCGAAACGCTGGCCGCGCACGACAAGATTGCCGCGGTGCACTACCCCGCGCAGTTCGGCGACCCGGACCAGGTCCGCATCCGCGACGCCCAGTGCCGTTTCCCGGGCGCCATGGTCGCCTTCGAACTGAAGGGGGGCAAGCGGGCGGCCTTCGATTTCCTGCGCCGTCTCCGGATCGCGCGCAACGCCGTGAGCCTCGGGGGGGTGGAAACGCTGGTCTGCCATCCGGCCACGACGACCCATTCGGAGCTGAGCCCCGAAGACCGGCAGGCTTACGGCATCACCGATGCGCTGGTCCGGATCTCCGTCGGCATCGAAGACTGGCGCGACCTGCTGCACGACTTTCACCAGGCGCTGGACGAGGTTCCGTAG
- a CDS encoding prolyl oligopeptidase family serine peptidase, whose protein sequence is MAAMTMAAAAFALDYSGRQKNPATFETLEEARVSGPVAVASLEGNAGGTFKSHPVLDGYPADTTYIYRSPNLYGGRAAARLNTDILVFAEKSFPGKDAARRYLEDLGLIRIIDEAIGSVILVTPADGKEFGPNDQKYYYALQTAIFAQKAGESSGPPFGRAPGAGAKPALGAPPAPAGKPGPGAGPGPGMFGARGPRYSDAEYFGGFGYTYVIGIDGGAAYLNNHVAGTLDYVSRIAGMLLIGGSMETGRDVAALVPVYLVNAPDRVVEAYKKANDTDAYEKNGDVEAFFDQSLPLKRVVVARDRNPDLARYIRNAYYDLFIKAMRVPVGRPGLHSASTPYQGYSMDQAPLSLCERNAVIDGATRDGIRVIGRSQDRFSHIKTPSGEYLQTWFEYLPEEVLRNTAPPGTVPLVLANHGGGDDPRQFIEEIGLLPLAGSERFAMVAPEHQSIGQILSESLPALVEYMLATYPALDPARVYVTGYSMGGAATLRAVNGKPSLFAAAVPMAAAPYTGTPEEVAQFQKARLPVLFTTSSFDLGGAFDQARGTIAGGYQAQLNLFLGYNGMEKIAAYDFEAYPVNGFKADRMVRVRLNGEYDSCLWYLNDAAGVPMVALSYTTNLQHALYPEYGRIAWEFFKRYSRDPQTGKIRYNPHGGGF, encoded by the coding sequence ATGGCAGCCATGACCATGGCCGCCGCGGCCTTTGCGCTCGATTACTCCGGCAGGCAAAAGAACCCGGCGACCTTCGAAACCCTCGAGGAGGCACGCGTAAGCGGTCCCGTCGCCGTCGCGTCCCTCGAGGGGAACGCCGGGGGGACCTTCAAATCCCACCCGGTCCTTGACGGTTACCCGGCCGACACCACCTACATCTACCGGTCGCCGAACCTGTACGGTGGACGCGCCGCGGCCCGGCTCAACACGGACATCCTCGTGTTCGCGGAGAAATCCTTTCCCGGCAAGGACGCGGCCCGGCGGTACCTCGAAGACCTCGGGTTGATACGCATCATCGACGAGGCGATCGGCAGCGTCATCCTGGTCACCCCGGCCGACGGAAAAGAGTTCGGCCCCAACGACCAGAAATACTACTACGCCCTCCAGACGGCCATCTTCGCCCAGAAGGCGGGGGAAAGCTCCGGGCCGCCCTTCGGCCGCGCTCCCGGAGCGGGAGCCAAACCCGCCCTGGGCGCCCCCCCCGCGCCCGCAGGCAAGCCCGGCCCCGGGGCCGGCCCGGGGCCCGGGATGTTCGGGGCGCGGGGACCCAGGTATTCCGACGCCGAATATTTCGGCGGCTTCGGCTATACCTACGTCATCGGGATCGACGGCGGAGCCGCCTACCTGAACAATCACGTCGCGGGGACGCTGGACTACGTCAGCAGGATCGCCGGGATGCTGCTGATCGGCGGGAGCATGGAAACCGGTCGCGATGTCGCCGCTCTCGTCCCCGTATACCTGGTGAACGCGCCCGACCGGGTGGTGGAAGCGTATAAAAAGGCCAACGACACGGACGCCTATGAAAAAAACGGGGATGTGGAGGCGTTCTTCGACCAGTCCCTCCCGCTGAAGAGGGTGGTTGTGGCCCGGGACCGGAATCCGGACCTCGCCCGGTATATCCGAAACGCCTACTATGACCTGTTCATCAAGGCGATGCGCGTGCCGGTGGGCCGGCCGGGTCTTCACAGCGCGTCCACCCCTTACCAGGGTTACAGCATGGACCAGGCCCCGTTATCCCTCTGCGAACGCAACGCCGTCATCGACGGCGCCACCCGGGACGGCATTCGCGTCATCGGCCGCAGCCAGGACAGGTTCAGCCACATCAAGACCCCAAGCGGCGAATACCTGCAGACCTGGTTCGAGTACCTGCCCGAAGAAGTGCTCCGAAACACCGCCCCGCCCGGAACGGTGCCCCTGGTCCTTGCCAACCACGGAGGCGGGGACGACCCCCGCCAGTTCATCGAAGAAATCGGCCTGCTGCCGCTGGCCGGCAGCGAGCGCTTCGCCATGGTCGCACCGGAACACCAGAGCATCGGCCAGATCCTTTCGGAATCCCTCCCCGCGCTGGTGGAGTACATGCTCGCCACCTATCCCGCGCTCGACCCGGCGCGCGTGTACGTCACGGGTTACTCCATGGGCGGGGCCGCGACTCTGAGGGCCGTCAACGGAAAACCGTCCCTGTTCGCCGCGGCGGTCCCGATGGCGGCGGCCCCGTACACCGGGACCCCGGAGGAGGTGGCGCAGTTCCAGAAGGCCCGCCTGCCGGTCCTGTTCACCACTTCCTCCTTCGACCTGGGGGGCGCGTTCGATCAGGCCCGGGGCACCATCGCCGGCGGATACCAGGCGCAACTCAACCTGTTCCTCGGCTACAACGGGATGGAGAAGATAGCGGCGTACGATTTCGAGGCGTACCCGGTGAACGGGTTCAAGGCCGACCGGATGGTGCGGGTGCGGCTCAACGGAGAATACGACAGCTGCCTCTGGTATCTCAACGACGCCGCCGGCGTCCCCATGGTCGCGCTCTCCTATACCACGAACCTCCAGCATGCGCTCTACCCGGAATACGGCAGGATCGCGTGGGAGTTCTTCAAGCGCTACTCCCGCGACCCGCAGACCGGCAAAATCCGCTACAACCCGCACGGCGGCGGATTTTAG
- a CDS encoding type II toxin-antitoxin system VapB family antitoxin, with product MKRRHPVLDEDLLEEAVRVSGSKTYSKAVDRALRDFVRRARARRILELAGSGLWEGDLAAMRKDQPRRGSDR from the coding sequence ATGAAACGTAGGCATCCTGTGCTGGATGAAGATCTGCTGGAAGAAGCCGTCCGGGTGTCCGGCTCGAAAACCTATTCCAAGGCCGTCGACAGGGCGCTCCGGGATTTTGTCCGCCGCGCCAGGGCCCGGCGCATCCTCGAACTTGCCGGTTCGGGCCTCTGGGAAGGGGATCTCGCCGCCATGCGGAAGGATCAGCCCCGTCGCGGGAGCGACCGGTGA